The following coding sequences lie in one Azospirillum humicireducens genomic window:
- a CDS encoding ABC transporter ATP-binding protein, giving the protein MTVPKIALKNVYKHFGPKKVLNGIDLEVAKGESLVVIGGSGTGKSVMLKSILGLLTPDSGSIQVDGVETTRLRSREREKMLHKFGMLFQGAALFDSLTVWENVAFGLIQGEHMPRAQAKEIAVAKLGAVGLTPDVAELSPAELSGGMQKRVGLARAIADEPEIIFFDEPTTGLDPIMADVINELIVQCVKDLGATAVTITHDMASARKIADRIAMIYQGRIIWTGHARDIDNSGNAYVDQFVHGRADGPIKMQIKAL; this is encoded by the coding sequence ATGACCGTTCCCAAGATCGCGCTCAAGAACGTCTATAAGCATTTCGGCCCGAAGAAGGTGCTGAACGGCATCGATCTGGAGGTGGCGAAGGGCGAGTCGCTGGTCGTCATCGGCGGGTCGGGCACCGGCAAGTCGGTGATGCTGAAAAGCATCCTTGGCCTGCTGACGCCGGATTCCGGATCGATCCAGGTCGATGGCGTCGAGACGACCCGGCTGCGCTCGCGCGAGCGCGAGAAGATGCTGCACAAGTTCGGCATGCTGTTCCAGGGCGCTGCCCTGTTCGACAGCCTGACGGTCTGGGAGAATGTCGCCTTCGGCCTGATCCAGGGCGAGCATATGCCGCGTGCCCAGGCCAAGGAGATCGCGGTCGCCAAGCTGGGCGCCGTCGGCCTCACTCCCGACGTGGCGGAGCTGTCGCCGGCAGAGCTGTCGGGCGGCATGCAGAAGCGCGTCGGCCTTGCCCGCGCCATCGCCGACGAACCGGAGATCATCTTCTTCGACGAGCCGACGACCGGCCTCGACCCGATCATGGCCGACGTCATCAACGAACTGATCGTGCAGTGCGTGAAGGATCTGGGCGCCACCGCCGTCACCATCACCCACGACATGGCGTCGGCCCGCAAGATCGCCGACCGTATCGCGATGATCTATCAGGGCCGGATCATCTGGACCGGCCACGCCCGCGACATCGACAATTCGGGCAATGCCTATGTCGACCAGTTCGTCCATGGCCGGGCGGACGGGCCGATCAAGATGCAGATCAAGGCGCTCTGA
- a CDS encoding DUF1178 family protein gives MIVYALHCACGHDFDQWFDNMADYDAKKAAGIPCPSCGGTEVAKAIMAPRVGKSQPAPAPACAPGGCGGGGCPMMM, from the coding sequence ATGATCGTCTACGCTCTGCACTGCGCCTGCGGCCATGATTTCGACCAGTGGTTCGACAATATGGCCGATTACGATGCCAAGAAGGCGGCCGGCATTCCCTGCCCGTCCTGCGGCGGCACCGAGGTCGCCAAAGCCATCATGGCTCCGCGCGTCGGCAAGTCGCAGCCGGCACCGGCCCCCGCCTGCGCACCCGGCGGCTGCGGCGGGGGCGGCTGTCCAATGATGATGTGA
- a CDS encoding peptidoglycan-binding domain-containing protein, translated as MSGISRRVRGGAAVAAVAVVMSGLALGTPGSAWAEASTADIQWAQTFLKDKGYNIGGRAKGQMTPETRSSLSAYQKSVGLPATGTLDQATINKMMGEREKKAAPTMGSLSKSQVGQTRHEKEVTPRAAPTGRVESGSESIGGMAQFGGAPVSAPSSPSSSSSAGHSVPAAAPRPSAPAAAHTAVSTSAAPQSAARTPAGASEGPVPQAAPRGAVSATTPDGKPAPVEEPVAVGGGTSVWQSNAARAGVAGLLAVTLGGVGFAWWRSGRGVDPLSRAPAGDDRPRESRVEPSFGSPRRREELTIEPRLTAEARRR; from the coding sequence ATGTCTGGGATTTCGCGGCGGGTGCGTGGTGGCGCCGCGGTGGCGGCTGTTGCAGTGGTGATGTCGGGTCTTGCGCTTGGGACGCCGGGCTCCGCTTGGGCGGAGGCATCGACGGCAGATATCCAGTGGGCGCAGACCTTCCTGAAGGACAAGGGCTACAACATCGGCGGCCGCGCCAAGGGCCAGATGACGCCGGAGACCCGCTCGTCGCTCAGCGCCTATCAGAAATCGGTCGGACTGCCGGCCACCGGCACTCTGGACCAGGCCACCATCAACAAGATGATGGGCGAGCGCGAGAAGAAGGCCGCCCCCACCATGGGCAGCCTGTCCAAGAGCCAGGTCGGCCAGACCCGCCATGAGAAAGAGGTGACGCCGCGCGCCGCCCCCACCGGCCGGGTCGAATCCGGTAGCGAGAGCATCGGTGGCATGGCCCAGTTCGGCGGCGCGCCGGTGTCGGCGCCGTCCTCTCCATCGTCTTCCTCGTCCGCCGGCCACAGCGTCCCGGCCGCGGCACCGCGCCCTTCGGCGCCCGCGGCGGCTCACACTGCAGTTTCCACCAGTGCTGCACCCCAGAGCGCAGCACGGACTCCAGCCGGCGCGTCCGAGGGGCCGGTTCCGCAGGCTGCTCCCCGTGGAGCCGTTTCCGCGACGACGCCCGACGGCAAGCCGGCGCCGGTGGAGGAACCGGTTGCGGTCGGCGGCGGCACGTCGGTGTGGCAGTCGAACGCGGCGCGCGCCGGCGTCGCCGGGCTGCTTGCGGTGACACTGGGCGGCGTCGGCTTTGCGTGGTGGCGCAGCGGACGGGGCGTCGATCCGCTCAGCCGGGCACCGGCCGGCGACGACCGGCCGCGCGAGTCGCGAGTCGAGCCGAGCTTCGGCTCCCCGCGCCGCCGGGAGGAGCTGACCATTGAACCGCGCCTGACGGCGGAAGCGCGGCGGCGCTAG